One window of Nocardia nova SH22a genomic DNA carries:
- a CDS encoding acetyl-CoA carboxylase family protein, with product MRVVVANRGEVAVRVVRAARERGAATLALSTEDEPDAMAVRLADRAQCLPGQGPAAYLDIPAVVAAARTAGAGALVHPGYGFLSESAEFAAACEAAGLVFAGPAPEVLRVFGDKVAAREAAARAGLALIPATAGAAGPEQIEALLAEHRGGVMIKATAGGGGRGMRIVRSRADLAEAYASCRAEAHAGFGDDTVYAEALIERARHLEVQIAADGVRAVALGDRDCSVQRRRQKLVEIAPAPHLPPPLRAELHDQAVRLAESVGCRGVVTVEFLLADGEFRFLEVNPRLQVEHTVTEEVTGIDLVALQFDLALGRSLTDLGLSPVPPRGCAVQVRVNAEILGATGDLLPSTGVVTRFTPPTGVGVRVDTALYPGMRQGARFDSLLAKIITRGPDRAAALRRAADALAETAVDGIDTTVALQRAIIDALLTEETVDTLWFERISTELLGRAIEFSPPTIPETRTTEDTTPDDERALRSPLGGTVVSIAGPGAMIAAGGEIAVVEAMKMHHVVRADRAVRVVRVLTEPGTVVDPHTALLLADDADHDGDSADISAVDLDADRADLAEVRERHRIGLDEARPEAVAKRHRLGRRTARENIADLVDDGSFVEYGALAVAAQRSRRSLADLIEKTPADGLVTGVATIGADRFGPDRSRAVVLSYDYTVLAGTQGIRNHAKTDRILELARAQRLPVIFWTEGGGGRPGDTDHSGISGLDVTTFRAMAELSGEVPLIGIVSGRCFAGNAALLGMCDVVIATPEANIGMGGPAMIEGGGLGVYAPEDIGPVRVQRRNGVVHIVAADEAEAVALARTYLGYFQGPLDDWDEPDPRLARHVVPENRLRAYDVRTAVAAIADTGSVLEVRRDWGVGVVTALIRVRGRAFGLVANDCHHLGGAIDAPAADKLGAFLRLCNAHGLPIVSLCDTPGFMVGPEAETHGTVTRFSRLFIDAAKMTVPWGTVILRKGYGLGAQAMAAGSFRAPRFVIAWPTGEIGGMGLEGAVRLGFAKELAAIEDPAQRAEAFDALVRAAYDSGKALTAATVLELDDVIDPADTRRWIDTLR from the coding sequence ATGCGGGTGGTGGTGGCGAACCGGGGTGAGGTGGCGGTCCGAGTGGTGCGTGCGGCACGCGAGCGTGGCGCGGCCACGCTGGCGCTGTCGACCGAGGACGAACCCGACGCGATGGCGGTGCGGCTGGCCGATCGGGCGCAGTGCCTGCCCGGGCAGGGCCCCGCCGCCTATCTCGACATTCCGGCGGTGGTGGCCGCCGCCCGCACCGCCGGCGCCGGGGCATTGGTCCATCCGGGGTACGGATTCCTCAGTGAGAGCGCCGAATTCGCGGCCGCCTGCGAGGCGGCCGGGCTGGTGTTCGCCGGTCCGGCGCCGGAGGTGCTGCGGGTGTTCGGCGACAAGGTCGCCGCCCGCGAGGCCGCCGCGCGGGCCGGGCTCGCGCTGATCCCCGCCACGGCGGGCGCGGCCGGGCCCGAACAGATCGAAGCGCTGCTGGCCGAACATCGCGGCGGCGTGATGATCAAGGCCACCGCCGGTGGGGGCGGGCGCGGTATGCGCATCGTGCGCTCCCGTGCCGATCTCGCCGAGGCCTATGCCTCCTGCCGTGCGGAGGCGCATGCCGGTTTCGGCGACGACACGGTCTACGCCGAGGCCCTGATCGAGCGGGCCCGCCACCTCGAGGTGCAGATCGCCGCCGACGGCGTGCGTGCCGTCGCGCTGGGCGATCGCGACTGCAGTGTGCAACGCCGTCGGCAGAAACTCGTCGAGATCGCACCGGCGCCCCACCTGCCTCCGCCGCTGCGCGCGGAACTGCACGACCAGGCGGTGCGCCTGGCCGAATCGGTCGGCTGCCGGGGTGTGGTGACGGTGGAATTCCTGCTCGCCGACGGCGAATTCCGGTTCCTGGAGGTCAATCCGCGACTGCAGGTCGAGCACACGGTCACCGAGGAGGTCACCGGAATCGACCTGGTCGCTCTGCAATTCGATCTGGCCCTGGGCCGTTCGCTCACCGATCTGGGCCTGTCCCCCGTCCCGCCGCGCGGCTGTGCGGTACAGGTCCGGGTGAACGCCGAAATCCTCGGCGCCACCGGAGATCTCCTGCCCAGCACCGGGGTCGTCACCCGGTTCACGCCACCCACCGGCGTGGGCGTGCGGGTGGACACCGCCCTCTACCCCGGGATGCGGCAGGGCGCGCGATTCGATTCGCTGCTCGCCAAGATCATCACGCGCGGCCCCGACCGTGCGGCGGCGTTGCGCCGGGCGGCCGACGCGCTGGCCGAGACCGCCGTCGACGGCATCGACACCACCGTCGCACTCCAGCGTGCGATCATCGACGCGTTGCTCACCGAGGAGACCGTCGACACGTTGTGGTTCGAACGTATCAGTACCGAACTACTCGGCCGGGCAATCGAATTCAGCCCGCCCACGATCCCCGAAACCCGGACGACGGAAGACACCACTCCGGACGACGAGCGGGCACTGCGTTCCCCGCTGGGCGGCACGGTCGTCAGTATCGCCGGACCGGGCGCGATGATCGCGGCCGGTGGTGAAATCGCGGTCGTGGAGGCGATGAAGATGCATCACGTGGTCCGCGCCGATCGCGCGGTGCGGGTCGTGCGGGTGCTGACCGAACCGGGCACGGTCGTCGATCCGCACACCGCCCTGCTGCTCGCCGACGACGCCGACCACGACGGAGACAGTGCCGATATCTCGGCCGTCGACCTCGATGCCGACCGGGCGGATCTCGCCGAGGTCCGCGAGCGGCACCGGATCGGCCTGGACGAGGCCCGGCCCGAGGCGGTGGCCAAGCGGCATCGGCTGGGCCGCCGCACCGCCCGCGAGAACATCGCCGATCTGGTCGACGACGGCAGTTTCGTCGAATACGGTGCGCTGGCGGTGGCGGCCCAGCGCTCGCGGCGATCGTTGGCCGATCTCATCGAGAAGACGCCCGCCGATGGTTTGGTCACCGGTGTGGCGACGATCGGCGCCGACCGGTTCGGGCCCGACCGGTCCCGGGCGGTGGTGCTGTCCTACGACTACACGGTCCTGGCGGGGACGCAGGGTATCCGCAATCATGCCAAGACCGATCGGATCCTGGAACTGGCTCGCGCCCAGCGGCTTCCGGTGATCTTCTGGACCGAGGGCGGCGGCGGGCGCCCCGGCGACACCGACCACTCCGGCATCTCCGGGCTCGATGTCACCACGTTCCGCGCGATGGCCGAGCTGTCGGGTGAGGTCCCGCTGATCGGCATCGTGTCCGGGCGCTGTTTCGCCGGTAACGCGGCGCTGCTGGGCATGTGCGATGTCGTCATCGCGACACCCGAGGCGAATATCGGTATGGGCGGGCCCGCGATGATCGAGGGCGGTGGTCTGGGGGTGTACGCGCCCGAGGACATCGGTCCCGTCCGGGTACAGCGCCGCAACGGGGTGGTGCACATCGTGGCCGCGGACGAGGCCGAGGCGGTGGCGCTCGCACGGACATATCTGGGGTATTTCCAAGGGCCCCTCGATGATTGGGACGAACCCGATCCGCGCCTGGCCCGGCACGTGGTGCCGGAGAACCGGTTGCGCGCCTACGACGTCCGCACGGCCGTCGCCGCGATCGCCGACACCGGTTCGGTACTGGAGGTCCGCCGCGACTGGGGCGTGGGTGTGGTGACCGCGCTGATCCGGGTGCGGGGCAGGGCATTCGGGCTCGTCGCCAACGATTGTCATCATCTCGGCGGCGCCATCGACGCACCGGCCGCCGACAAACTCGGCGCATTTCTCCGGCTGTGCAATGCCCACGGGCTGCCGATCGTATCCTTGTGCGACACACCGGGTTTCATGGTCGGGCCGGAGGCCGAGACACACGGCACGGTCACGCGGTTCAGCCGTTTGTTCATCGATGCGGCGAAGATGACGGTGCCGTGGGGCACCGTGATTCTGCGCAAGGGATACGGGCTGGGCGCGCAGGCGATGGCGGCGGGATCGTTCCGGGCGCCGCGGTTCGTGATCGCCTGGCCCACCGGCGAGATCGGCGGTATGGGCCTGGAGGGTGCGGTGCGGCTGGGCTTCGCGAAGGAACTCGCCGCGATCGAGGATCCCGCCCAGCGCGCGGAGGCCTTCGACGCTCTCGTGCGTGCGGCCTACGACAGCGGCAAAGCGCTCACGGCCGCAACGGTTCTCGAACTCGACGATGTGATCGATCCGGCCGATACCCGGCGCTGGATCGACACCCTGCGCTGA
- a CDS encoding SAM-dependent methyltransferase, with product MNDDAMRARQTKPSVARVYDYILGGRDNYGVDQSLADYFIDFLPGSEQVAITARAATLRAVRSMCAKGIRQFIDLGCGLPASENVHEVVRRVYQDAPIIYVDNDPFVVAHGKALMQIDDRIAVLENNLCSVADIADHPDVRRLINFDEPVGLLFGIVLAFVEDGEDPVGVVRSWAERVPVGSQVYVSHFQSGHNRETSTTERKILDAFGRGRWRNDEEVRALFGDLELIEPGLRPCAKWWPDVPADDSGRELSLWEELIVSGLAQKVG from the coding sequence GTGAACGACGACGCCATGCGAGCGCGGCAGACCAAGCCGAGCGTGGCACGGGTATACGACTACATTCTCGGCGGACGCGACAACTACGGTGTCGACCAGAGCCTCGCCGATTACTTCATCGATTTCCTGCCGGGGTCCGAACAGGTCGCCATCACCGCTCGTGCCGCCACGCTGCGTGCGGTACGCAGTATGTGCGCCAAGGGAATTCGCCAGTTCATCGATCTGGGATGTGGTCTGCCCGCCAGTGAGAACGTGCACGAGGTCGTGCGCCGTGTGTATCAGGACGCACCGATCATCTATGTCGACAACGATCCGTTCGTCGTCGCGCACGGCAAGGCGCTGATGCAGATCGACGACCGGATCGCGGTGCTGGAGAACAACCTGTGCTCGGTAGCCGATATCGCCGACCATCCGGATGTGCGGCGGCTGATCAATTTCGACGAGCCGGTCGGTTTGCTGTTCGGTATCGTGCTCGCCTTCGTCGAGGACGGCGAGGATCCGGTCGGAGTGGTCAGGTCCTGGGCCGAACGGGTGCCCGTCGGCAGTCAGGTCTATGTGTCGCACTTCCAGTCCGGGCACAACCGGGAGACCAGCACCACCGAACGGAAGATCCTCGACGCCTTCGGCCGTGGCCGCTGGCGTAACGACGAGGAGGTCCGGGCATTGTTCGGCGACCTCGAACTGATCGAACCCGGTCTGCGTCCGTGCGCGAAGTGGTGGCCGGATGTACCGGCCGACGATTCCGGGCGTGAACTGAGCCTGTGGGAAGAGCTGATCGTCTCCGGCCTGGCGCAGAAGGTCGGCTGA